The Streptomyces pratensis genomic interval AGCCCGCACCTGGCCCCGACCGCGCTGAACTGCGCGGCTCCGGACACCGGGAACATGGAGGTGCTCTCCCAGTTCGGGTCGGACGAGCAGAAGAAGCAGTGGCTGGAGCCGCTGCTCGCCGGGGAGATCCGCTCGGCCTTCGCGATGACGGAGCCAGAGGTGGCCTCCTCGGACGCGACGAACATCGAGACCCGGATCGAGAGGGACGGCGACTCCTACGTCATCAACGGGCGCAAGTGGTACATCTCCGGTGCGATGAACCCGGACTGCGCGATCTTCATCGTCATGGGCAAGACGGATCCGGACGGCGAGGACATCCGCCGCCAGCAGTCCATGATCCTCGTACCGCGTGACACCCCCGGGCTCGAGGTGCGCCGCGCGATGCAGGTGTACGGCTACGAGGACCACTCCCACGGCGGCCACGCCGAGGTCGTCTTCACCGACGTGCGGGTGCCCGCCGCCAATCTGATCGGCGAGGAGGGGGGCGGCTTCGCCATCGCGCAGGCGCGGCTGGGTCCGGGCCGGATCCACCACTGCATGCGGCTGATCGGGATGGCGGAGCGCGCGATCGAGCTGATGTGCAGGCGTGCCGTGGCCCGTACGGCCTTCGGCAGGCCGCTGGCGCAGCAGGGTGTCGTCCAGAACTGGATCGCGGACGCCCGGGTGACGGTGGAGCAGTTGCGCCTGCTGGTGCTGAAGACCGCCTGGCTGATGGACACGGTCGGCAACCGCGGGGCGCACACCGAGATCCAGTCGATCAAGATCGCCACCCCGCGCGCGGTCGTCGGGATCCTCGACCAGGCGGTCCAGCTGTACGGAGCCGGCGGCGTGAGCCAGGACTTCCCGCTGGCCGAACTCTGGGCGTCCGCACGGACGCTGAGGCTGGCGGACGGACCGGACGAGGTGCACCAGCGTTCGCTGGCGCGGCGGGAGATCAAGAAGTACCTCTGAGCCCGGAGGGCCGGGAACGAGCCCGGAAGACCCGGAGCGGTCCCGGGGCGAGTCCGGTGCGGGGAGGCGCGGGCGGGCCGCGCCTCCCCGGCGGGTCAGAAGGTGAGCTGCCAGCTGTCGATGTAGCCGGTGTCCTGTGCGGCGACGTCCCGGACCTGGAGCTTCCAGGTGCCGTTGGCCGCCTCGGCGGACGCGTTGACGGTGTACGTCGCGATCACGTTGTCGGCCGAGTCGCTGCTGCTGGAGTTCTTCAGCCGGTACGCGGTCCCGTCGGGCGCGAGCAGGTCGACGACGAGGTCACCGCGGTAGGTGTGCTTGATGTCGACCCCCACCTTGAGTGCGGACGGGGCGTTGCCCGTACGGCCGGTGACCGCGACCGACGAGGTCACCGCGGCACCGTTGTCGGGCACGTTGACGTTGGCGGCGTTGCTGAAGACCGTCCCGGTGGGCGGGGTGACCGTCCCGGCGGACAGGGTCCATATCGCGTGGGCCACCGCGTCGCTGTTGCGGTCCAGGGCCGTGTCGTTGATGTTCGTCGTCGTGTCGCACGACGAGTGGTAGCAGCGGTCGAAGGCCTGGC includes:
- a CDS encoding acyl-CoA dehydrogenase family protein; translation: MDFAFDARTEELRTGLLTFMDEHVYPAEEVAEEQRARLASPWDTPQIVEDLKAEARRQGLWNVFLPDAEYGAGLTNLQYAPLAEITGRSPHLAPTALNCAAPDTGNMEVLSQFGSDEQKKQWLEPLLAGEIRSAFAMTEPEVASSDATNIETRIERDGDSYVINGRKWYISGAMNPDCAIFIVMGKTDPDGEDIRRQQSMILVPRDTPGLEVRRAMQVYGYEDHSHGGHAEVVFTDVRVPAANLIGEEGGGFAIAQARLGPGRIHHCMRLIGMAERAIELMCRRAVARTAFGRPLAQQGVVQNWIADARVTVEQLRLLVLKTAWLMDTVGNRGAHTEIQSIKIATPRAVVGILDQAVQLYGAGGVSQDFPLAELWASARTLRLADGPDEVHQRSLARREIKKYL